In the genome of Macellibacteroides fermentans, one region contains:
- a CDS encoding DUF4492 domain-containing protein has protein sequence MKKKPVIIRIYQFYMDGFRQMTLGKTLWLIILIKLFIMFFVLKLFFFPSYLGKYKTADEKGEHVSTELIDRAINN, from the coding sequence ATGAAAAAAAAACCTGTAATAATAAGAATTTATCAATTCTATATGGATGGGTTCCGGCAAATGACGCTAGGAAAAACCTTATGGCTTATCATCCTTATCAAGCTTTTCATCATGTTTTTCGTTTTAAAACTATTTTTTTTTCCGAGTTATCTTGGAAAATATAAAACTGCCGATGAAAAGGGAGAACACGTTTCAACAGAATTAATTGATCGCGCTATAAACAATTAA